The proteins below are encoded in one region of Streptomyces marianii:
- the lon gene encoding endopeptidase La: protein MASTSAPLTLPVLPLDDEVVLPGMVVPLDLSDNDVRAAVEAAQAAARAEPGKPRVLLVPRIDGTYAATGVLGTVEQVGRLSDGDPGALIRGHRRVRVGAGTTGPGAALWIHGTLIDESLPDPLPGSVTELVKEYKALATSWLRKRGAWQVVDRVQQIDDVPALADNAGYSPFLSIAQKVELLETSDPVARLGLATEQLREHLAEQDVAESIAKDVQEGVDKQQREFLLRRQLDAVRRELRELGGESDGDEPDDYRARVEAAELPENVREAALKEVEKLERSSDQSPEGSWIRTWLDTVLELPWNERTEDAYDILGAKAVLDAEHAGLDDVKERIIEYLAVRKRRSDRGLGVVGGRRGGAVLALVGPPGVGKTSLGESVARAMGREFVRVALGGVRDEAEIRGHRRTYVGALPGRIVRAVKEAGSMNPVVLLDEIDKVGSDFRGDPAAALLEVLDPAQNHTFRDHYLEVELDLSDVVFLATANVLESIPEALLDRMELVRLDGYTEDEKVVIARDHLLPRQLERAGLEPGEVTLDESALRRLAGEYTREAGVRNLERAVARLLRKVAAQHELGERALPFTVTDGELRALIGRPHHVPESAQDPAERRTAVPGVATGLAVTGAGGDVLYVEASLADPETGASGLTLTGQLGDVMKESAQIALSFLRSHGAELELPVGDLKDRGVHIHFPAGAVPKDGPSAGITMTTALASLLSGRLVRTDVAMTGEVSLTGRVLPIGGVKQKLLAAHRAGITTVVIPKRNEADLDDVPAEVLEKLEVHPVTDVRQVLGIALSPAEVQVPAAA, encoded by the coding sequence ATGGCTTCGACGTCCGCACCGCTCACCCTGCCCGTGCTGCCACTCGACGACGAGGTCGTGCTGCCGGGGATGGTGGTACCGCTCGACCTGTCGGACAACGACGTACGGGCCGCGGTGGAGGCCGCCCAGGCGGCAGCCCGGGCGGAGCCCGGGAAGCCGCGGGTGCTGCTCGTGCCCCGGATCGACGGCACCTACGCCGCGACCGGTGTGCTCGGCACCGTCGAGCAGGTGGGACGGCTTTCCGACGGAGACCCGGGCGCCCTGATCAGGGGCCACCGCCGGGTACGCGTCGGGGCCGGCACGACCGGCCCCGGTGCCGCCCTCTGGATCCACGGCACCCTCATCGACGAGAGCCTGCCCGACCCGCTGCCGGGCTCGGTCACCGAGCTCGTGAAGGAGTACAAGGCCCTCGCCACCAGCTGGCTGCGCAAGCGCGGAGCCTGGCAGGTCGTGGACCGCGTCCAGCAGATCGACGACGTTCCCGCACTCGCCGACAACGCCGGCTACTCGCCCTTCCTGAGCATCGCGCAGAAGGTCGAGCTGCTGGAGACCAGCGACCCGGTCGCCCGGCTCGGGCTCGCCACCGAGCAGCTCCGCGAGCACCTCGCCGAACAGGACGTGGCCGAGTCCATCGCCAAGGACGTCCAGGAGGGCGTCGACAAGCAACAGCGCGAGTTCCTGCTGCGCCGCCAGCTGGACGCCGTGCGCAGGGAGCTGCGCGAGCTGGGGGGCGAGTCCGACGGCGACGAGCCCGACGACTACCGTGCGCGCGTCGAGGCCGCCGAACTCCCCGAGAACGTCCGCGAGGCCGCCCTCAAGGAGGTCGAGAAGCTCGAGCGGTCCAGCGACCAGAGCCCCGAGGGCTCCTGGATCCGCACCTGGCTCGACACCGTCCTCGAACTGCCGTGGAACGAACGTACGGAGGACGCGTACGACATCCTGGGCGCCAAGGCGGTCCTGGACGCCGAGCACGCCGGCCTGGACGACGTGAAGGAACGGATCATCGAGTACCTGGCGGTTCGCAAACGGCGCTCCGACCGCGGGCTCGGCGTGGTCGGCGGCCGGCGCGGCGGCGCGGTCCTCGCGCTCGTCGGCCCGCCCGGCGTCGGGAAGACCTCGCTCGGCGAGTCCGTCGCCCGTGCGATGGGACGCGAGTTCGTCCGCGTCGCGCTCGGCGGCGTCCGGGACGAGGCCGAGATCCGCGGCCACCGGCGCACCTACGTCGGCGCGCTGCCCGGCCGGATCGTCCGTGCCGTCAAGGAGGCCGGGTCCATGAACCCGGTGGTCCTCCTCGACGAGATCGACAAGGTGGGCTCCGATTTCCGCGGGGACCCGGCGGCGGCGCTGCTCGAGGTCCTGGACCCGGCGCAGAACCACACGTTCCGCGACCACTACCTGGAGGTCGAGCTCGACCTGTCGGACGTGGTCTTCCTGGCCACGGCCAACGTCCTGGAGTCCATCCCGGAGGCACTGCTCGACCGGATGGAGCTGGTCAGGCTCGACGGCTACACCGAGGACGAGAAGGTCGTCATCGCCCGCGACCACCTGCTCCCGCGCCAGCTGGAGCGGGCCGGTCTGGAACCGGGCGAGGTGACCCTCGACGAGTCCGCGCTGCGGAGGCTGGCGGGCGAGTACACCCGCGAGGCGGGCGTACGCAACCTCGAGCGCGCGGTCGCCAGGCTGCTGCGGAAGGTCGCGGCCCAGCACGAACTGGGCGAGCGCGCACTCCCGTTCACGGTCACCGACGGTGAACTCCGCGCGCTGATCGGCCGCCCGCACCACGTGCCCGAGTCCGCCCAGGACCCGGCCGAGCGCCGCACCGCGGTGCCGGGCGTGGCCACGGGGCTCGCGGTCACCGGCGCCGGGGGCGACGTCCTGTACGTCGAGGCGTCGCTGGCCGACCCGGAGACCGGCGCCTCCGGACTGACCCTGACCGGTCAGCTCGGCGACGTCATGAAGGAGTCCGCACAGATCGCGCTCAGCTTCCTCCGCTCGCACGGCGCGGAACTGGAGCTGCCCGTCGGAGATCTGAAGGACCGCGGCGTGCACATCCACTTCCCGGCGGGTGCGGTCCCGAAGGACGGGCCGAGCGCGGGCATCACGATGACGACCGCGCTGGCGTCGCTGCTCTCCGGGCGGCTGGTCCGCACGGACGTGGCGATGACCGGTGAGGTGTCGCTGACCGGACGGGTACTGCCCATCGGCGGCGTGAAGCAGAAGCTCCTCGCCGCGCACCGTGCCGGGATCACCACCGTCGTGATCCCCAAGCGCAACGAGGCCGATCTGGACGACGTCCCCGCCGAGGTCCTGGAGAAGCTGGAGGTCCACCCCGTGACGGACGTCCGCCAGGTTCTGGGGATCGCCCTGTCCCCGGCAGAGGTGCAGGTGCCGGCCGCGGCGTGA
- a CDS encoding M4 family metallopeptidase: MRKPRHNQARPALGVTRGTGAAALLAAAGLLITAVPAQAATPPPAPPVEVVPGEDTATPALVEGLREPVDAKAAPADAARGHLAAKEGRYRIAEPGRDLAPVRTLKRGADEAVRLQQKHRGVPVLGGQYVVRMETSGGKRVVTGTSGKYFTGLTTGTEAAVTEDVAVRRAVSATAARLGNSRLTEADAIRKEGEKSQKAQALTGTAGGLVVIPRGDGVLARHVTVRGTNPVTGEPVLEEVYVDARSGFPVLQYSGIKSVTGPMAAAARPARAGTAPAAADEPAAPAAKGSGLRLDGARVDLELSLDAATGRYGMIDHARMADTSKNTLSTWDASSQDVGDVSGQWPSGIKVFESATAEFGKAATEAGAVDAHWAAGQVYDYYRKQHGRNGLDGRGSTVNSLVGVTLFGGSYVNAFWDGQKMVYGSGDEEFKPLSADLDVVGHEMTHGVVENTANLVYAGQSGALNEAVADYFGNAIDVTASGRSMDDPDAGLIGEDLCRTKSARDCALRDLDDGATTSKNFLGVTFGTDNGGVHLNSTIFSGALWDMRQDLGGELADRIVYKALSEYMTPLDGFTEGRNAVLAAAKDLGVTAKQRNVVKRSFSAHGIVPGWEDALGVDTDRLLGKLNISGTGAQAGGGWWTASQSNDDGSEPYSVYAGRADGSGHPKLISPNDGRFHVYPATDGRNVVWVAYGTTSLDILSRPLAGGPIKKLYTSTGDISGLRVENGVVVFESFGFFGDRHVAYLRPGDTRPTYADGGSFFLATALPSISQGRIAYAKLYPGETGYLLGVEVLDLKTGTKTLTGQLGEPQSLGQTGINGKHVFWLTDENLNDTGQMGVRRADLDGGSVFDIAPEAKPRALHGVDLTVSEDAVTVSSQTPDTQWRNETLSKLWQLTTDGSRLERVSCNRGEQISPAAVSGRQVVWLDGTTGFTDLVTRTRPAGRCG; this comes from the coding sequence GTGCGCAAGCCCAGGCACAACCAGGCAAGACCGGCACTCGGCGTCACCAGGGGGACAGGGGCCGCGGCGCTCCTGGCCGCTGCCGGTCTCCTGATCACCGCGGTCCCGGCCCAGGCGGCGACCCCGCCGCCGGCACCGCCCGTCGAGGTCGTCCCCGGGGAGGACACCGCGACACCCGCTCTCGTCGAGGGGCTGCGCGAGCCCGTGGACGCCAAGGCCGCTCCGGCGGACGCGGCCCGCGGGCACCTCGCGGCCAAGGAGGGCCGCTACCGCATCGCCGAACCGGGACGGGACCTCGCACCCGTCCGCACGCTGAAGCGGGGCGCGGACGAAGCCGTACGGCTCCAGCAGAAGCACCGGGGGGTACCGGTCCTCGGCGGCCAGTACGTGGTGCGGATGGAGACCTCCGGCGGCAAGCGCGTCGTCACCGGCACCTCCGGCAAGTACTTCACGGGGCTGACCACCGGCACCGAAGCCGCGGTCACCGAGGACGTGGCGGTGCGCCGCGCGGTGAGCGCCACCGCGGCCCGGCTCGGCAACTCCCGGCTCACCGAGGCCGACGCCATCCGCAAGGAGGGCGAGAAGTCGCAGAAGGCGCAGGCGCTCACCGGCACCGCGGGCGGCCTCGTCGTCATCCCGCGGGGAGACGGAGTCCTGGCCCGCCATGTGACGGTGCGCGGCACGAACCCGGTGACCGGCGAGCCGGTGCTGGAGGAGGTGTACGTCGACGCGCGGTCCGGCTTCCCGGTGCTGCAGTACAGCGGCATCAAGTCCGTCACCGGGCCGATGGCCGCGGCCGCCCGCCCGGCCCGGGCGGGTACCGCGCCGGCTGCGGCCGACGAGCCCGCGGCCCCCGCCGCCAAGGGCAGCGGTCTGCGCCTGGACGGCGCCAGGGTCGACCTGGAGCTCAGCCTCGACGCGGCGACCGGCCGGTACGGCATGATCGACCACGCCCGCATGGCCGACACCAGCAAGAACACCCTCAGCACCTGGGACGCCTCCAGCCAGGACGTCGGCGACGTCTCCGGCCAGTGGCCCAGCGGCATCAAGGTGTTCGAGTCCGCGACCGCCGAGTTCGGCAAGGCGGCCACCGAAGCGGGCGCCGTCGACGCGCACTGGGCGGCCGGACAGGTCTACGACTACTACAGGAAGCAGCACGGCCGGAACGGACTCGACGGCCGGGGTTCCACCGTGAACTCGCTGGTCGGCGTGACCCTCTTCGGAGGCTCGTACGTCAACGCCTTCTGGGACGGTCAGAAGATGGTGTACGGCTCGGGCGACGAGGAGTTCAAGCCGCTCTCCGCCGATCTGGACGTCGTGGGCCACGAGATGACCCACGGAGTTGTGGAGAACACGGCCAACCTCGTCTACGCCGGCCAGTCCGGCGCGCTGAACGAGGCCGTCGCCGACTACTTCGGCAACGCGATCGACGTCACCGCCTCCGGGCGGTCCATGGACGACCCGGACGCGGGCCTCATCGGCGAGGACCTGTGCCGCACCAAGAGCGCGCGGGACTGCGCCCTGCGCGACCTCGACGACGGCGCGACCACCTCCAAGAACTTCCTCGGGGTGACGTTCGGCACCGACAACGGCGGCGTCCACCTCAACTCCACCATCTTCTCGGGCGCACTGTGGGACATGCGCCAGGACCTCGGAGGAGAACTCGCCGACCGGATCGTGTACAAGGCGCTGTCCGAGTACATGACGCCGCTCGACGGCTTCACCGAGGGCCGCAACGCGGTGCTGGCCGCGGCGAAGGACCTCGGCGTCACCGCGAAGCAGCGGAACGTGGTGAAACGGTCCTTCAGTGCCCACGGCATCGTGCCCGGCTGGGAGGACGCGCTCGGCGTCGACACCGACCGGCTCCTCGGCAAGCTGAACATCAGCGGCACGGGAGCCCAGGCCGGCGGCGGCTGGTGGACCGCGTCGCAGTCCAACGACGACGGCTCCGAGCCCTACTCGGTCTACGCGGGCCGGGCGGACGGCTCCGGCCATCCGAAGCTGATCAGCCCGAACGACGGGCGCTTCCACGTGTACCCGGCGACGGACGGCAGGAACGTCGTCTGGGTGGCCTACGGCACCACGAGCCTGGACATCCTCTCCCGTCCGCTCGCCGGCGGCCCGATCAAGAAGCTGTACACCTCGACCGGCGACATCTCGGGGCTGCGGGTCGAGAACGGCGTCGTGGTCTTCGAGAGCTTCGGCTTCTTCGGCGATCGGCACGTCGCCTACCTCCGGCCCGGCGACACCCGGCCCACCTACGCCGACGGCGGCAGCTTCTTCCTGGCCACGGCGCTCCCGTCGATCTCGCAGGGCAGGATCGCCTACGCCAAGCTCTACCCGGGTGAGACCGGCTACCTGCTCGGCGTCGAGGTCCTGGACCTGAAGACCGGCACCAAGACGCTGACGGGGCAGCTCGGCGAGCCCCAGAGCCTCGGCCAGACCGGCATCAACGGCAAGCACGTCTTCTGGCTGACCGACGAGAACCTCAACGACACCGGCCAGATGGGTGTGCGCCGCGCGGATCTCGACGGGGGCAGCGTCTTCGACATCGCTCCCGAGGCGAAGCCGCGGGCACTGCACGGCGTCGACCTGACCGTGTCCGAGGACGCCGTCACCGTCAGCAGCCAGACGCCCGACACCCAGTGGCGCAACGAGACGCTGTCGAAGCTGTGGCAGCTGACCACGGACGGCAGCCGGCTGGAGCGCGTCTCCTGCAACCGCGGTGAGCAGATCTCGCCCGCCGCGGTGTCCGGCAGGCAGGTCGTGTGGCTGGACGGCACGACCGGCTTCACCGACCTGGTCACCCGCACCCGCCCCGCGGGCCGCTGCGGCTGA
- a CDS encoding sensor histidine kinase: protein MQKKRPRGKGSMGSTASSGPVAPQVPPAPAIPSATSEGPANPVPPAFTEPSAEARAASDPALLPGGRPVRVRRRLVAGVAAVTLTVAAAGAPAILLASGDLTESQRLVTLAELNRQAVTLAHSLADERDEVTAYIAAGREDQQGGKKDRREVSANLSARVDRQIDEIRGNVPAAHADLRRDLGAVNSVRRTALTGKGTALEAHKAYNAIVEGLHALADELAEKTPARAADATRAPAALGHAVEQASATRGLLLAALSVPGPASDGPSFDPVTGLPVEDEDRAESEAARTVLSSAAQQARVRELAALADFDQAASASARGQLTGTVTGPDVRTAESYLARLTDQPELSEKDLKSDREKVDSSLSARIEQMRGVESALASAQVERLEQLRDDDVTALELRIALLGGCLLVVVGISAAVARSLTRPLAVLRIGAARLAGAPEGEEPIRFTGRNDEFAQVVRSLNTLHGRLVDLAARGRHLDAEHGELAAAREEFAAQRAELRERTAEVTEQLDRLRRTVGHTFVNLSLRTLGLVERQLGVIESLEEREQDPDRLATLFKLDHMATVMRRHSENLLVLAGAEHGHSHPGPVPLVDVMRAAVSEIERYERVTIQSLPPHAHVAGFAADDLSHLVAELLENAASFSPPDAQVQLSGWLLESGEIMLSVQDEGIGMSPDRLKELNARLASTERADDLDPGEGGEGLGLRVAGLLARRHGARVQLREQKGGGIAAVVVLPQGLLPEGAATATRQTAPVPGAGPAVNLPGSVAEANSNALPGRRPAAGDPLVAAAEKAVRDAGAGEPEAAAVAPRTTPVVPGPRQSPEAETGAGVGTGATTSGTGAGVGTGATTSGTGAFEPESGAPPVGGAAEAVPERSPFAPEAAAGAYAPGASGADPLPGPEGFTAPSGVGASAPDAHDAAPERSPFAPGPTDAPSGFRPEAGSRAADENPYGHAEEDAHTDEPVTSTPETTLQVRLPHPMPEPDAHERDEAGAAPGRRHGGSAADGADAAAHETPDTGAVTETTAPADPAVTPEPVTDKGLPKRTPKAVAPLGGQKERRRSVDAEELRRRLGGFHQGAKDGRRDVAAELADTARTHGTEQKSQSEESGDTVEEAHS from the coding sequence GTGCAGAAGAAGCGGCCTCGGGGCAAGGGCAGCATGGGCAGTACGGCCTCTTCGGGGCCCGTGGCACCTCAGGTGCCTCCGGCGCCCGCGATCCCCTCGGCGACGTCGGAAGGCCCTGCCAACCCCGTGCCCCCGGCGTTCACGGAGCCGTCGGCCGAGGCCCGTGCGGCCTCCGACCCCGCGCTCCTCCCCGGCGGACGGCCCGTGCGGGTGCGCCGCCGGCTGGTCGCGGGCGTCGCCGCGGTGACCCTCACGGTCGCGGCGGCCGGTGCTCCGGCGATCCTCCTCGCCTCCGGCGACCTGACCGAGTCCCAGCGGCTCGTCACCCTCGCCGAGCTCAACCGGCAGGCCGTGACCCTGGCCCACTCCCTCGCCGACGAGCGCGACGAGGTCACCGCGTACATCGCGGCCGGTCGCGAGGACCAGCAGGGCGGCAAGAAGGACCGCCGCGAGGTCTCCGCCAACCTCAGCGCCCGCGTCGACCGGCAGATAGACGAGATCCGCGGAAACGTCCCGGCCGCCCACGCGGACCTGCGCCGCGACCTCGGCGCCGTGAACTCCGTCCGGCGCACCGCTCTCACCGGCAAGGGCACCGCACTCGAGGCACACAAGGCGTACAACGCCATCGTCGAGGGGCTGCACGCACTCGCCGACGAGCTCGCCGAGAAGACCCCGGCCCGCGCCGCCGACGCCACCCGCGCACCCGCCGCCCTCGGCCACGCCGTCGAGCAGGCGTCCGCCACCCGGGGTCTGCTGCTCGCCGCACTGTCCGTGCCCGGCCCCGCGAGCGACGGTCCCTCCTTCGACCCGGTCACGGGACTGCCCGTGGAGGACGAGGACCGCGCCGAGTCCGAGGCCGCACGGACCGTCCTGAGCTCCGCAGCGCAGCAGGCCCGCGTCCGCGAGCTCGCCGCACTCGCCGACTTCGACCAGGCCGCGAGCGCCTCGGCCCGCGGACAGCTGACCGGCACCGTCACCGGGCCCGACGTCAGGACGGCCGAGTCCTATCTCGCCCGGCTCACCGACCAGCCCGAACTCTCCGAGAAGGACCTCAAGTCGGACCGCGAGAAGGTCGACTCCTCGCTGTCCGCCAGGATCGAGCAGATGCGCGGCGTCGAGTCGGCGCTCGCCTCCGCCCAGGTCGAGCGTCTTGAGCAGCTCCGCGACGACGACGTCACCGCCCTGGAACTGCGCATCGCCCTGCTCGGCGGCTGCCTCCTCGTTGTGGTCGGCATCTCCGCCGCCGTCGCCCGCTCCCTCACGCGCCCGCTCGCCGTGCTCCGTATCGGCGCCGCCCGCCTCGCCGGCGCGCCCGAGGGCGAGGAACCGATCCGCTTCACCGGCCGCAACGACGAGTTCGCCCAGGTCGTACGGTCCCTCAACACCCTGCACGGCAGACTGGTGGACCTCGCGGCCCGAGGCCGGCACCTGGACGCCGAACACGGGGAACTGGCGGCCGCCCGGGAGGAGTTCGCCGCCCAGCGCGCGGAACTCCGTGAGCGCACCGCCGAGGTCACCGAGCAGCTGGACAGGCTGCGCCGCACCGTGGGCCACACCTTCGTCAACCTCTCCCTGCGCACCCTCGGTCTCGTCGAGCGTCAGCTGGGCGTCATCGAGAGCCTGGAGGAGCGCGAGCAGGACCCGGACCGGCTCGCCACCCTCTTCAAGCTCGACCACATGGCCACGGTGATGCGCCGGCACAGTGAGAACCTGCTGGTCCTCGCCGGTGCCGAGCACGGCCACAGCCACCCCGGCCCGGTCCCGCTGGTCGACGTCATGCGGGCCGCGGTCAGCGAGATCGAACGGTACGAGCGCGTCACCATCCAGTCGCTGCCGCCACACGCCCATGTCGCGGGGTTCGCCGCCGACGACCTGAGCCACCTCGTGGCGGAACTGCTGGAGAACGCCGCCTCCTTCTCGCCCCCGGACGCCCAGGTCCAGCTCTCCGGATGGCTGCTGGAGAGCGGCGAGATCATGCTCTCCGTCCAGGACGAGGGCATAGGAATGTCCCCCGACCGGCTCAAGGAGCTCAACGCGCGGCTGGCGTCCACCGAGCGGGCCGACGACCTCGACCCCGGTGAGGGCGGCGAGGGACTGGGTCTGAGGGTGGCCGGTCTGCTCGCCCGCCGCCACGGTGCGCGCGTCCAGCTGCGCGAGCAGAAGGGCGGCGGGATCGCCGCCGTCGTGGTCCTCCCACAGGGGCTGCTGCCCGAGGGGGCGGCGACCGCCACGAGGCAGACGGCTCCGGTGCCGGGAGCCGGTCCGGCGGTCAACCTTCCCGGCTCGGTCGCGGAGGCCAACTCCAACGCGCTGCCCGGCCGTCGCCCCGCAGCCGGCGATCCGCTGGTCGCCGCCGCGGAGAAGGCCGTCCGGGACGCCGGTGCCGGCGAGCCGGAGGCCGCGGCCGTCGCACCGCGGACCACGCCCGTCGTGCCGGGCCCCCGGCAGTCACCGGAGGCGGAGACCGGGGCGGGCGTCGGCACCGGGGCGACCACGTCCGGCACCGGGGCGGGCGTCGGCACCGGGGCGACCACGTCCGGCACCGGGGCCTTCGAGCCGGAGTCCGGGGCGCCGCCGGTGGGCGGCGCCGCCGAGGCCGTGCCCGAGCGCTCGCCCTTCGCGCCAGAGGCGGCCGCCGGTGCGTACGCGCCGGGCGCTTCCGGGGCCGACCCCCTTCCCGGTCCCGAGGGCTTCACGGCCCCGTCCGGCGTGGGCGCCTCCGCCCCCGACGCCCATGACGCCGCGCCCGAGCGCTCGCCCTTCGCGCCCGGGCCCACGGACGCTCCGAGCGGCTTCCGGCCCGAGGCCGGTTCCCGTGCCGCCGACGAGAACCCGTACGGGCACGCCGAGGAGGACGCCCACACCGACGAGCCCGTCACCTCCACCCCGGAGACCACGCTCCAGGTCCGGCTGCCCCACCCCATGCCGGAGCCCGACGCCCACGAGCGCGACGAGGCGGGGGCGGCCCCCGGCCGCAGGCACGGCGGGAGCGCCGCCGACGGCGCGGACGCCGCCGCACACGAGACGCCGGACACCGGCGCCGTCACGGAGACCACCGCGCCCGCCGACCCCGCGGTGACACCCGAGCCCGTCACCGACAAGGGGCTGCCCAAGCGGACGCCCAAGGCCGTCGCCCCGCTCGGTGGCCAGAAGGAGCGGCGCAGGTCCGTCGACGCAGAGGAACTGCGCCGTCGGCTCGGCGGCTTCCACCAGGGCGCCAAGGACGGCCGCCGCGACGTGGCGGCGGAGCTCGCCGACACCGCCCGGACACACGGCACGGAACAGAAGTCGCAGAGCGAGGAATCGGGGGACACCGTCGAGGAGGCACACAGTTGA
- a CDS encoding MarR family winged helix-turn-helix transcriptional regulator codes for MHGSGTGNGPEPRGGNGVDQGVSVFLALERELAVFLRRARASSGEMAREVHPELEPAAYGLLVRLEESGAQRATDLAGYFGVGKATMSRQLRALEELGLVTREPDPADGRASLVALTDEGLTRFRAVRKARRDRYVRKLAGWDRGEVAELARLLHQLNARSEEG; via the coding sequence GTGCACGGAAGCGGTACGGGGAACGGACCCGAGCCGAGGGGAGGGAACGGCGTGGACCAGGGGGTCTCGGTATTCCTCGCTCTGGAAAGGGAGTTGGCTGTCTTCCTGCGCCGGGCCCGGGCGAGCTCCGGCGAGATGGCCCGCGAGGTCCATCCCGAACTGGAGCCCGCCGCGTACGGACTGCTCGTACGGCTGGAGGAGTCCGGAGCCCAGCGCGCGACCGATCTCGCCGGCTACTTCGGGGTCGGCAAGGCCACCATGAGCCGGCAACTCCGCGCGCTGGAGGAGCTGGGACTGGTCACCCGCGAGCCCGATCCGGCCGACGGGCGTGCCTCCCTCGTCGCCCTGACCGACGAGGGACTCACCAGGTTCCGGGCCGTACGGAAGGCCCGGCGCGACCGGTACGTACGGAAGCTGGCCGGTTGGGACCGCGGAGAGGTGGCCGAGTTGGCCCGTCTGCTGCACCAGCTCAACGCCCGCTCCGAGGAGGGCTGA
- a CDS encoding helix-turn-helix domain-containing protein, with protein MIEAELHYLGLGATEERAYEALLEERAEGAEDLALHLRLPRDEVDAALHRLVEHGLALPPLGGGTLPRPTAPAAAIRTLIHRRQAELHMKSAELERLRMTADQLAGRLTAGSPAVPGSGIEVITGQRAIGERADDLLASAEREVVVLDRPPYVRGRPGYGIFRMPGSGIGGLLDRGVSVRAVLDRDGLAAPERVRTLNALVARGLRARVAPSVPTRLIAVDRRTALLPPGDAADPRASALVVGDALLRHALVPLFETVWDRAAPAGGALPPEPPPAGGALPAEQRELLALLAAGLKDEAIARRLGVHVHTARRRISRLLESLGAETRFQAGARASLRGWLDGS; from the coding sequence ATGATCGAGGCGGAGTTGCACTACCTCGGTTTGGGGGCGACCGAGGAGCGCGCGTACGAAGCCCTGCTGGAGGAACGGGCGGAGGGGGCCGAGGACCTGGCCCTGCACCTCCGGCTGCCGAGGGACGAGGTGGACGCGGCGCTCCACCGGCTCGTGGAGCACGGGCTCGCACTGCCGCCGCTCGGGGGCGGGACGCTGCCCCGTCCGACCGCGCCGGCCGCCGCGATCCGCACCCTCATCCACCGCCGTCAGGCCGAACTGCACATGAAATCGGCCGAACTGGAGCGATTACGGATGACCGCCGATCAGCTGGCGGGACGTCTGACGGCGGGATCGCCGGCCGTTCCGGGGAGCGGCATCGAAGTGATCACGGGGCAGCGCGCGATCGGGGAGCGGGCCGACGACCTGCTCGCGTCCGCGGAACGCGAAGTGGTCGTCCTGGACCGCCCGCCTTACGTCAGGGGCCGACCGGGATACGGGATCTTCCGTATGCCGGGGTCCGGCATCGGGGGACTGCTGGACCGGGGGGTGAGCGTACGGGCCGTCCTGGACCGGGACGGTCTCGCCGCGCCGGAGCGCGTCCGGACGCTCAACGCGCTGGTGGCGCGGGGGCTTCGGGCCCGGGTCGCCCCGTCCGTACCGACCCGGCTGATCGCCGTCGACCGGCGGACCGCACTGCTGCCCCCGGGGGACGCGGCGGACCCCCGGGCATCCGCACTGGTGGTCGGGGACGCGCTGCTGCGCCACGCGCTCGTGCCGCTCTTCGAGACGGTGTGGGACCGGGCGGCCCCGGCGGGCGGGGCGCTGCCCCCGGAGCCTCCACCGGCGGGCGGGGCGCTGCCCGCCGAGCAGAGGGAACTGCTGGCCCTGCTGGCGGCCGGGCTCAAGGACGAGGCGATCGCACGCCGGCTGGGCGTCCATGTGCACACCGCGCGGCGGCGGATCAGCAGGCTGCTGGAGTCGCTCGGCGCCGAGACCCGCTTCCAGGCCGGGGCCCGGGCGAGCCTGCGGGGCTGGCTCGACGGCTCGTGA
- a CDS encoding protein phosphatase 2C domain-containing protein — protein sequence MRFELVTVPGTAERPNEDWASLALPASGQGGSLVVLDGVTPPRGDDGCVHGVPWFTSRLGGALLELSGSRRDMPLTEVLALSIRRTADTHRDTCDLSHVRTPQATVVVVRWDAEAVEHLVLSDSTLLTESPDGLVRAVLDDRLDRIPREVLRSVSATDALRNQDGGFFTAAADPGVAVHAVTGTTPRTEVRAVAALTDGASRWTDLFEEGSWADLMALLRKEGPNGLVGRVRALESADALRGGAGRWKTHDDATVVYAELQDPAAEGPRA from the coding sequence ATGCGCTTCGAACTCGTCACCGTGCCCGGCACCGCCGAACGCCCGAACGAGGACTGGGCGTCACTCGCCCTCCCCGCTTCGGGCCAGGGCGGATCGCTGGTCGTCCTGGACGGGGTGACGCCGCCCCGCGGCGACGACGGTTGTGTGCACGGCGTCCCCTGGTTCACCTCGCGCCTGGGCGGAGCGCTGCTCGAACTGTCCGGTTCGCGGAGGGATATGCCCCTGACCGAGGTTCTGGCCCTGTCCATTCGGCGTACCGCCGACACACATCGCGACACGTGTGACCTTTCTCACGTCCGCACGCCTCAAGCAACCGTCGTCGTCGTGCGCTGGGACGCGGAAGCGGTCGAGCACCTGGTCCTCTCGGACTCGACGCTGCTGACGGAATCGCCGGACGGCCTCGTGCGCGCCGTGCTGGACGACCGGCTGGACCGCATCCCGCGGGAGGTCCTTCGCTCGGTCAGCGCGACGGACGCCCTGCGCAACCAGGACGGCGGCTTCTTCACGGCGGCCGCGGACCCGGGGGTGGCGGTGCACGCGGTCACCGGCACGACCCCGCGCACCGAGGTGCGGGCGGTGGCGGCGCTCACCGACGGGGCGTCCCGCTGGACCGACCTCTTCGAGGAGGGGAGCTGGGCCGACCTCATGGCGCTGCTGCGCAAGGAGGGGCCGAACGGGCTGGTCGGCCGTGTTCGGGCGCTGGAGTCCGCGGACGCGCTGCGGGGCGGGGCGGGGCGCTGGAAGACCCACGACGACGCGACGGTGGTGTACGCGGAGCTTCAGGACCCGGCCGCCGAAGGCCCGCGGGCCTGA